One region of Salvelinus sp. IW2-2015 linkage group LG6.1, ASM291031v2, whole genome shotgun sequence genomic DNA includes:
- the LOC111964858 gene encoding oocyte zinc finger protein XlCOF6 isoform X1, with translation MPAHAITPPPPWGTVDISKPLAHTPSAICPNASKEDIRGTLVNKMKIKQRSKTKLLHXKXMGTKRHGNLGITQTEHDPQSGDDSTGRDESDCTQALSKSTSSNHHSDSSPLHKDPVVVLTRLAEVVVKTLLRDIKVCLVXEETDVRRDEDNHGGSPQFFPCPHCTISFTDCYFLENHIKTKHQKQYLAMLKSQVSKSKRVYGPTHSCAXCSCMFHTPRQLDIHTRQAHPSARPQKPAPPRRTGRPXRVQEKFHTCPQCSRRFKYLGSLLKHCKSLHKMAVVLTNGHISCADCEKSFENCWGLGPHRCHEPEGNKPKXAKQMVIKEVGFQCLDCGKILTTPTSLNTHMRIHTGEKPYVCKECGKRFSXTXAYRYHLLIHNGVKPFKCQDCGKXFKQKXLLRKHMTVHSGERKYSCSQCDRQFAYRESLKLHLRTHSGXRPFKCTVCGKDFADKGYLKXHLKIHNNQKNYHCGVCXQKFIRIGVLNXHLRSHTGERPYHCTVCDKQFARLDHLKNHQRTHTGEKPYTCTECGKSFXQSGDLTKHKRLHTGERPFECSECHKRFICSASLTLHMRTHTHRDVKPYSCQECGKSFYEQSHVNGHMKIHKGKRYSCPHCFISFARKSNLSKHLLRRHKPK, from the exons atgcctgcccatgccataaccccaccgccaccatggggtaccgttgacatcagcaaaccgctcgcccacacgccgtctgccatctgcccg AATGCCAGTAAGGAGGATATTAGAGGCACTTTAGTCAACAAGATGAAGATCAAACAACGTTCAAAAACTAAACTACTGCACAMAAAAAMCATGGGGACTAAACGCCATGGAAACCTGGGTATAACACAAACAGAACATGACCCACAGTCAGGTGATGACTCCACCGGCAGAGATGAATCAGATTGTACCCAAGCCCTCTCGAAGAGCACCAGTTCAAATCATCATTCAGATTCTAGTCCACTCCACAAGGATCCTGTGGTAGTGCTAACCAGGTTGGCTGAG GTGGTGGTTAAGACACTTCTGAGAGATATTAAAGTGTGTTTGGTGRAGGAGGAGACGGATGTCAGGAGGGATGAAGACAACCATGGAG GTTCTCCTCAGTTCTTTCCTTGTCCACACTGCACCATCTCCTTTACTGACTGTTACTTCCTGGAGAACCACATCAAGACCAAACACCAGAAGCAGTACCTGGCTATGTTGAAAAGCCAAGTCTCAAAGAGTAAAAGAGTGTACGGCCCCACACACAGCTGTGCCCRCTGTAGCTGCATGTTCCATACACCACGACAGCTAGACATCCACACCCGCCAGGCCCACCCCTCTGCCCGTCCCCAGAAACCTGCCCCTCCYCGGAGAACTGGCCGTCCCCRCAGGGTTCAGGAGAAATTCCACACCTGCCCACAGTGTTCCCGCAGATTCAAGTACCTGGGCAGCCTGCTGAAGCACTGCAAGAGTTTGCACAAAATGGCYGTTGTTCTCACCAATGGACACATCAGTTGCGCRGACTGTGAGAAGAGCTTTGAGAATTGYTGGGGCCTGGGGCCTCACCGGTGTCATGAACCAGAGGGCAATAAACCTAAGKACGCTAAACAGATGGTCATTAAGGAAGTCGGCTTCCAATGCTTAGATTGTGGCAAGATCCTCACTACTCCTACAAGCCTGAACACTCACATGCGCATCCACACTGGAGAAAAGCCTTATGTCTGCAAGGAGTGCGGCAAGCGCTTCTCAGRTACMRGCGCTTACCGTTATCACTTGTTAATACACAATGGGGTCAAGCCATTCAAATGTCAGGACTGCGGGAAGGMTTTYAAACAGAAGTMSCTCCTCAGGAAGCACATGACTGTTCACTCTGGTGAGAGGAAGTACTCCTGCTCCCAATGCGACAGGCAGTTTGCATACAGGGAGAGTCTGAAGCTTCACCTGCGCACACACTCMGGGGMGAGACCTTTCAAATGTACTGTGTGTGGTAAAGACTTTGCTGACAAAGGTTATCTGAAGAYGCATCTGAagatccacaacaaccagaaaAACTACCATTGTGGGGTTTGTRGGCARAAGTTCATAMGGATTGGGGTGCTGAACRTACACCTGCGCTCACACACCGGTGAGAGGCCTTACCACTGCACAGTGTGTGACAAGCARTTTGCCCGACTCGACCACCTGAAGAACCACCAGCGCACTCACACAGGTGAGAAACCATACACCTGTACCGAGTGCGGTAAAAGCTTCRCTCAGTCTGGAGATCTGACCAAACACAAGCGCCTCCACACTGGGGAGAGGCCATTTGAATGTTCTGAATGCCACAAACGCTTTATCTGCTCTGCTTCTCTGACCCTGCACATGAGGACCCACACTCACCGTGACGTAAAGCCGTACTCCTGCCAagagtgtgggaagagcttttaTGAACAGAGTCATGTGAACGGCCACATGAAAATCCACAAGGGGAAACGTTATTCCTGCCCCCACTGCTTTATCAGCTTTGCTCGCAAGTCCAACCTCTCCAAACACCTGCTTAGACGTCATAAACCTAAATGA
- the LOC111964858 gene encoding oocyte zinc finger protein XlCOF6 isoform X2 codes for MPRKCXQSSSGHCVWFESKKNASKEDIRGTLVNKMKIKQRSKTKLLHXKXMGTKRHGNLGITQTEHDPQSGDDSTGRDESDCTQALSKSTSSNHHSDSSPLHKDPVVVLTRLAEVVVKTLLRDIKVCLVXEETDVRRDEDNHGGSPQFFPCPHCTISFTDCYFLENHIKTKHQKQYLAMLKSQVSKSKRVYGPTHSCAXCSCMFHTPRQLDIHTRQAHPSARPQKPAPPRRTGRPXRVQEKFHTCPQCSRRFKYLGSLLKHCKSLHKMAVVLTNGHISCADCEKSFENCWGLGPHRCHEPEGNKPKXAKQMVIKEVGFQCLDCGKILTTPTSLNTHMRIHTGEKPYVCKECGKRFSXTXAYRYHLLIHNGVKPFKCQDCGKXFKQKXLLRKHMTVHSGERKYSCSQCDRQFAYRESLKLHLRTHSGXRPFKCTVCGKDFADKGYLKXHLKIHNNQKNYHCGVCXQKFIRIGVLNXHLRSHTGERPYHCTVCDKQFARLDHLKNHQRTHTGEKPYTCTECGKSFXQSGDLTKHKRLHTGERPFECSECHKRFICSASLTLHMRTHTHRDVKPYSCQECGKSFYEQSHVNGHMKIHKGKRYSCPHCFISFARKSNLSKHLLRRHKPK; via the exons ATGCCAAGGAAGTGCWAACAGAGTTCTTCCGGTCACTGTGTTTGGTTTGAATCGAAGAAG AATGCCAGTAAGGAGGATATTAGAGGCACTTTAGTCAACAAGATGAAGATCAAACAACGTTCAAAAACTAAACTACTGCACAMAAAAAMCATGGGGACTAAACGCCATGGAAACCTGGGTATAACACAAACAGAACATGACCCACAGTCAGGTGATGACTCCACCGGCAGAGATGAATCAGATTGTACCCAAGCCCTCTCGAAGAGCACCAGTTCAAATCATCATTCAGATTCTAGTCCACTCCACAAGGATCCTGTGGTAGTGCTAACCAGGTTGGCTGAG GTGGTGGTTAAGACACTTCTGAGAGATATTAAAGTGTGTTTGGTGRAGGAGGAGACGGATGTCAGGAGGGATGAAGACAACCATGGAG GTTCTCCTCAGTTCTTTCCTTGTCCACACTGCACCATCTCCTTTACTGACTGTTACTTCCTGGAGAACCACATCAAGACCAAACACCAGAAGCAGTACCTGGCTATGTTGAAAAGCCAAGTCTCAAAGAGTAAAAGAGTGTACGGCCCCACACACAGCTGTGCCCRCTGTAGCTGCATGTTCCATACACCACGACAGCTAGACATCCACACCCGCCAGGCCCACCCCTCTGCCCGTCCCCAGAAACCTGCCCCTCCYCGGAGAACTGGCCGTCCCCRCAGGGTTCAGGAGAAATTCCACACCTGCCCACAGTGTTCCCGCAGATTCAAGTACCTGGGCAGCCTGCTGAAGCACTGCAAGAGTTTGCACAAAATGGCYGTTGTTCTCACCAATGGACACATCAGTTGCGCRGACTGTGAGAAGAGCTTTGAGAATTGYTGGGGCCTGGGGCCTCACCGGTGTCATGAACCAGAGGGCAATAAACCTAAGKACGCTAAACAGATGGTCATTAAGGAAGTCGGCTTCCAATGCTTAGATTGTGGCAAGATCCTCACTACTCCTACAAGCCTGAACACTCACATGCGCATCCACACTGGAGAAAAGCCTTATGTCTGCAAGGAGTGCGGCAAGCGCTTCTCAGRTACMRGCGCTTACCGTTATCACTTGTTAATACACAATGGGGTCAAGCCATTCAAATGTCAGGACTGCGGGAAGGMTTTYAAACAGAAGTMSCTCCTCAGGAAGCACATGACTGTTCACTCTGGTGAGAGGAAGTACTCCTGCTCCCAATGCGACAGGCAGTTTGCATACAGGGAGAGTCTGAAGCTTCACCTGCGCACACACTCMGGGGMGAGACCTTTCAAATGTACTGTGTGTGGTAAAGACTTTGCTGACAAAGGTTATCTGAAGAYGCATCTGAagatccacaacaaccagaaaAACTACCATTGTGGGGTTTGTRGGCARAAGTTCATAMGGATTGGGGTGCTGAACRTACACCTGCGCTCACACACCGGTGAGAGGCCTTACCACTGCACAGTGTGTGACAAGCARTTTGCCCGACTCGACCACCTGAAGAACCACCAGCGCACTCACACAGGTGAGAAACCATACACCTGTACCGAGTGCGGTAAAAGCTTCRCTCAGTCTGGAGATCTGACCAAACACAAGCGCCTCCACACTGGGGAGAGGCCATTTGAATGTTCTGAATGCCACAAACGCTTTATCTGCTCTGCTTCTCTGACCCTGCACATGAGGACCCACACTCACCGTGACGTAAAGCCGTACTCCTGCCAagagtgtgggaagagcttttaTGAACAGAGTCATGTGAACGGCCACATGAAAATCCACAAGGGGAAACGTTATTCCTGCCCCCACTGCTTTATCAGCTTTGCTCGCAAGTCCAACCTCTCCAAACACCTGCTTAGACGTCATAAACCTAAATGA
- the LOC111964858 gene encoding gastrula zinc finger protein XlCGF57.1 isoform X3 produces the protein MKIKQRSKTKLLHXKXMGTKRHGNLGITQTEHDPQSGDDSTGRDESDCTQALSKSTSSNHHSDSSPLHKDPVVVLTRLAEVVVKTLLRDIKVCLVXEETDVRRDEDNHGGSPQFFPCPHCTISFTDCYFLENHIKTKHQKQYLAMLKSQVSKSKRVYGPTHSCAXCSCMFHTPRQLDIHTRQAHPSARPQKPAPPRRTGRPXRVQEKFHTCPQCSRRFKYLGSLLKHCKSLHKMAVVLTNGHISCADCEKSFENCWGLGPHRCHEPEGNKPKXAKQMVIKEVGFQCLDCGKILTTPTSLNTHMRIHTGEKPYVCKECGKRFSXTXAYRYHLLIHNGVKPFKCQDCGKXFKQKXLLRKHMTVHSGERKYSCSQCDRQFAYRESLKLHLRTHSGXRPFKCTVCGKDFADKGYLKXHLKIHNNQKNYHCGVCXQKFIRIGVLNXHLRSHTGERPYHCTVCDKQFARLDHLKNHQRTHTGEKPYTCTECGKSFXQSGDLTKHKRLHTGERPFECSECHKRFICSASLTLHMRTHTHRDVKPYSCQECGKSFYEQSHVNGHMKIHKGKRYSCPHCFISFARKSNLSKHLLRRHKPK, from the exons ATGAAGATCAAACAACGTTCAAAAACTAAACTACTGCACAMAAAAAMCATGGGGACTAAACGCCATGGAAACCTGGGTATAACACAAACAGAACATGACCCACAGTCAGGTGATGACTCCACCGGCAGAGATGAATCAGATTGTACCCAAGCCCTCTCGAAGAGCACCAGTTCAAATCATCATTCAGATTCTAGTCCACTCCACAAGGATCCTGTGGTAGTGCTAACCAGGTTGGCTGAG GTGGTGGTTAAGACACTTCTGAGAGATATTAAAGTGTGTTTGGTGRAGGAGGAGACGGATGTCAGGAGGGATGAAGACAACCATGGAG GTTCTCCTCAGTTCTTTCCTTGTCCACACTGCACCATCTCCTTTACTGACTGTTACTTCCTGGAGAACCACATCAAGACCAAACACCAGAAGCAGTACCTGGCTATGTTGAAAAGCCAAGTCTCAAAGAGTAAAAGAGTGTACGGCCCCACACACAGCTGTGCCCRCTGTAGCTGCATGTTCCATACACCACGACAGCTAGACATCCACACCCGCCAGGCCCACCCCTCTGCCCGTCCCCAGAAACCTGCCCCTCCYCGGAGAACTGGCCGTCCCCRCAGGGTTCAGGAGAAATTCCACACCTGCCCACAGTGTTCCCGCAGATTCAAGTACCTGGGCAGCCTGCTGAAGCACTGCAAGAGTTTGCACAAAATGGCYGTTGTTCTCACCAATGGACACATCAGTTGCGCRGACTGTGAGAAGAGCTTTGAGAATTGYTGGGGCCTGGGGCCTCACCGGTGTCATGAACCAGAGGGCAATAAACCTAAGKACGCTAAACAGATGGTCATTAAGGAAGTCGGCTTCCAATGCTTAGATTGTGGCAAGATCCTCACTACTCCTACAAGCCTGAACACTCACATGCGCATCCACACTGGAGAAAAGCCTTATGTCTGCAAGGAGTGCGGCAAGCGCTTCTCAGRTACMRGCGCTTACCGTTATCACTTGTTAATACACAATGGGGTCAAGCCATTCAAATGTCAGGACTGCGGGAAGGMTTTYAAACAGAAGTMSCTCCTCAGGAAGCACATGACTGTTCACTCTGGTGAGAGGAAGTACTCCTGCTCCCAATGCGACAGGCAGTTTGCATACAGGGAGAGTCTGAAGCTTCACCTGCGCACACACTCMGGGGMGAGACCTTTCAAATGTACTGTGTGTGGTAAAGACTTTGCTGACAAAGGTTATCTGAAGAYGCATCTGAagatccacaacaaccagaaaAACTACCATTGTGGGGTTTGTRGGCARAAGTTCATAMGGATTGGGGTGCTGAACRTACACCTGCGCTCACACACCGGTGAGAGGCCTTACCACTGCACAGTGTGTGACAAGCARTTTGCCCGACTCGACCACCTGAAGAACCACCAGCGCACTCACACAGGTGAGAAACCATACACCTGTACCGAGTGCGGTAAAAGCTTCRCTCAGTCTGGAGATCTGACCAAACACAAGCGCCTCCACACTGGGGAGAGGCCATTTGAATGTTCTGAATGCCACAAACGCTTTATCTGCTCTGCTTCTCTGACCCTGCACATGAGGACCCACACTCACCGTGACGTAAAGCCGTACTCCTGCCAagagtgtgggaagagcttttaTGAACAGAGTCATGTGAACGGCCACATGAAAATCCACAAGGGGAAACGTTATTCCTGCCCCCACTGCTTTATCAGCTTTGCTCGCAAGTCCAACCTCTCCAAACACCTGCTTAGACGTCATAAACCTAAATGA
- the LOC111964858 gene encoding gastrula zinc finger protein XlCGF57.1 isoform X4, whose product MGSPQFFPCPHCTISFTDCYFLENHIKTKHQKQYLAMLKSQVSKSKRVYGPTHSCAXCSCMFHTPRQLDIHTRQAHPSARPQKPAPPRRTGRPXRVQEKFHTCPQCSRRFKYLGSLLKHCKSLHKMAVVLTNGHISCADCEKSFENCWGLGPHRCHEPEGNKPKXAKQMVIKEVGFQCLDCGKILTTPTSLNTHMRIHTGEKPYVCKECGKRFSXTXAYRYHLLIHNGVKPFKCQDCGKXFKQKXLLRKHMTVHSGERKYSCSQCDRQFAYRESLKLHLRTHSGXRPFKCTVCGKDFADKGYLKXHLKIHNNQKNYHCGVCXQKFIRIGVLNXHLRSHTGERPYHCTVCDKQFARLDHLKNHQRTHTGEKPYTCTECGKSFXQSGDLTKHKRLHTGERPFECSECHKRFICSASLTLHMRTHTHRDVKPYSCQECGKSFYEQSHVNGHMKIHKGKRYSCPHCFISFARKSNLSKHLLRRHKPK is encoded by the exons atgG GTTCTCCTCAGTTCTTTCCTTGTCCACACTGCACCATCTCCTTTACTGACTGTTACTTCCTGGAGAACCACATCAAGACCAAACACCAGAAGCAGTACCTGGCTATGTTGAAAAGCCAAGTCTCAAAGAGTAAAAGAGTGTACGGCCCCACACACAGCTGTGCCCRCTGTAGCTGCATGTTCCATACACCACGACAGCTAGACATCCACACCCGCCAGGCCCACCCCTCTGCCCGTCCCCAGAAACCTGCCCCTCCYCGGAGAACTGGCCGTCCCCRCAGGGTTCAGGAGAAATTCCACACCTGCCCACAGTGTTCCCGCAGATTCAAGTACCTGGGCAGCCTGCTGAAGCACTGCAAGAGTTTGCACAAAATGGCYGTTGTTCTCACCAATGGACACATCAGTTGCGCRGACTGTGAGAAGAGCTTTGAGAATTGYTGGGGCCTGGGGCCTCACCGGTGTCATGAACCAGAGGGCAATAAACCTAAGKACGCTAAACAGATGGTCATTAAGGAAGTCGGCTTCCAATGCTTAGATTGTGGCAAGATCCTCACTACTCCTACAAGCCTGAACACTCACATGCGCATCCACACTGGAGAAAAGCCTTATGTCTGCAAGGAGTGCGGCAAGCGCTTCTCAGRTACMRGCGCTTACCGTTATCACTTGTTAATACACAATGGGGTCAAGCCATTCAAATGTCAGGACTGCGGGAAGGMTTTYAAACAGAAGTMSCTCCTCAGGAAGCACATGACTGTTCACTCTGGTGAGAGGAAGTACTCCTGCTCCCAATGCGACAGGCAGTTTGCATACAGGGAGAGTCTGAAGCTTCACCTGCGCACACACTCMGGGGMGAGACCTTTCAAATGTACTGTGTGTGGTAAAGACTTTGCTGACAAAGGTTATCTGAAGAYGCATCTGAagatccacaacaaccagaaaAACTACCATTGTGGGGTTTGTRGGCARAAGTTCATAMGGATTGGGGTGCTGAACRTACACCTGCGCTCACACACCGGTGAGAGGCCTTACCACTGCACAGTGTGTGACAAGCARTTTGCCCGACTCGACCACCTGAAGAACCACCAGCGCACTCACACAGGTGAGAAACCATACACCTGTACCGAGTGCGGTAAAAGCTTCRCTCAGTCTGGAGATCTGACCAAACACAAGCGCCTCCACACTGGGGAGAGGCCATTTGAATGTTCTGAATGCCACAAACGCTTTATCTGCTCTGCTTCTCTGACCCTGCACATGAGGACCCACACTCACCGTGACGTAAAGCCGTACTCCTGCCAagagtgtgggaagagcttttaTGAACAGAGTCATGTGAACGGCCACATGAAAATCCACAAGGGGAAACGTTATTCCTGCCCCCACTGCTTTATCAGCTTTGCTCGCAAGTCCAACCTCTCCAAACACCTGCTTAGACGTCATAAACCTAAATGA